In Procambarus clarkii isolate CNS0578487 chromosome 5, FALCON_Pclarkii_2.0, whole genome shotgun sequence, the following are encoded in one genomic region:
- the LOC123765667 gene encoding protein MGARP-like, with protein sequence MQQGHAFIVIKKHLPFIWSFVEFMEISFKRTLTHSKRTLSQQENAVTQQENAVTQQENAATQQENADIPQENADTQHENADTQQENADIPQENAVTQQENADIQQENADIPQENADIPQENAVTQQENADIQQENADIQQENADTQQENAVTQQENADIQQENAVTQQENADIKQENAVTARER encoded by the exons ATGCAGCAAGGTCATGCATTTATCgtcattaaaaagcatttgccattcATCTggtcatttgtggagttcatggagatctcttt CAAGAGAACGCTGACACACAGCAAGAGAACGCTGTCACAGCAAGAGAACGCTGTCACACAGCAAGAGAACGCTGTCACACAGCAAGAGAACGCTGCCACACAGCAAGAGAACGCTGACATACCGCAAGAGAACGCTGACACACAGCATGAGAACGCTGACACACAGCAGGAGAACGCTGACATACCGCAAGAGAACGCTGTCACACAGCAAGAGAACGCTGACATACAGCAAGAGAACGCTGACATACCGCAAGAGAACGCTGACATACCGCAAGAGAACGCTGTCACACAGCAAGAGAACGCTGACATACAGCAAGAGAACGCTGACATACAGCAAGAGAACGCTGACACACAGCAAGAGAACGCTGTCACACAGCAAGAGAACGCTGACATACAGCAAGAGAACGCTGTCACACAGCAAGAGAACGCTGACATAAAGCAAGAGAACGCTGTCACAGCAAGAGAACGCTGA
- the LOC138351320 gene encoding adhesive plaque matrix protein-like yields MAHLRERDNELRSTIHKSTIHKPAIHKSTIHKPAIHKSAIHKPTIHKSTIHKPTIHKPAIHKSTIHKSAIHKSAIHKSTIHKSTIHKPAIHKSAIHKPTIHKSTIHKSTIHKSAIHKSAIHKPTIHKSAIHKPTIHKSAIHKSAIHKSTIHKSTIHKSTIHKSTIHKSAIHKSCSRQLLAKPLPPIKNHTSTCAQAQASYITHVYKAQASYITHVYKAQASYITHVYKAQASYITHVYKAQASYITHVYKAQASYITHVYKAQASYITHVYKAQASYITHVYKAQASYITHVYKAQASYITHVYKAQASYITHVYKAQASYITHVYKAQASYITHVYKAQASYITHVYKAQASYITHVYKAQASYITHVYKAQASYITHVYKAQASYITHVYKAQASYITHVYKAQASYITHVYKAQASYITHVYKAQASYITHVYKAQASYITHVYKAQASYITHVYKAQASYITHVYKAQASDITHVYKAQASYITHVYKAQASDITHVYKAQASDITHVYKAQASYITHVYKAQASYITHVYKAQASYITHVYKAQAYRR; encoded by the exons atggcgcacctaagggagagagataaTGAATTACGC TCAACCATCCACAAGTCAACCATCCACAAGCCAGCCATCCACAAGTCAACCATCCACAAGCCAGCCATCCACAAGTCAGCCATCCACAAGCCAACCATCCACAAGTCAACCATCCACAAGCCAACCATCCACAAGCCAGCCATCCACAAGTCAACCATCCACAAGTCAGCCATCCACAAGTCAGCCATCCACAAGTCAACCATCCACAAGTCAACCATCCACAAGCCAGCTATCCACAAGTCAGCCATCCACAAGCCAACCATCCACAAGTCAACCATCCACAAGTCAACCATCCACAAGTCAGCCATCCACAAGTCAGCCATCCACAAGCCAACCATCCACAAGTCAGCCATCCACAAGCCAACCATCCACAAGTCAGCCATCCACAAGTCAGCCATCCACAAGTCAACCATCCACAAGTCAACCATCCACAAGTCAACCATCCACAAGTCAACCATCCACAAGTCAGCCATCCACAAGTCCTGCAGTCGCCAACTGCTTGCCAAACCTCTTCCTCCAATCAAGAATCATACAAGCACCTGTGCACAA GCTCAAGCATCATACATTACCCATGTGTATAAGGCTCAAGCATCATACATTACCCATGTGTATAAGGCTCAAGCATCATACATTACCCATGTGTATAAGGCTCAAGCATCATACATTACCCATGTGTATAAGGCTCAAGCATCATACATTACCCATGTGTATAAGGCTCAAGCATCATACATTACCCATGTATATAAGGCTCAAGCATCATACATTACCCATGTGTATAAGGCTCAAGCATCATACATTACCCATGTGTATAAGGCTCAAGCATCATACATTACCCATGTGTATAAGGCTCAAGCATCATACATTACCCATGTGTATAAGGCTCAAGCATCATACATTACCCATGTGTATAAGGCTCAAGCATCATACATTACCCATGTGTATAAGGCTCAAGCATCATACATTACCCATGTGTATAAGGCTCAAGCATCATACATTACCCATGTGTATAAGGCTCAAGCATCATACATTACCCATGTGTATAAGGCTCAAGCATCATACATTACCCATGTGTATAAGGCTCAAGCATCATACATTACCCATGTGTATAAGGCTCAAGCATCATACATTACCCATGTGTATAAGGCTCAAGCATCATACATTACCCATGTGTATAAGGCTCAAGCATCATACATTACCCATGTGTATAAGGCTCAAGCATCATACATTACCCATGTGTATAAGGCTCAAGCATCATACATTACCCATGTGTATAAGGCTCAAGCATCATACATTACCCATGTGTATAAGGCTCAAGCATCATACATTACCCATGTGTATAAGGCTCAAGCATCATACATTACCCATGTGTATAAGGCTCAAGCATCAGACATTACCCATGTGTATAAGGCTCAAGCATCATACATTACCCATGTGTATAAGGCTCAAGCATCAGACATTACCCATGTGTATAAGGCTCAAGCATCAGACATTACCCATGTGTATAAGGCTCAAGCATCATACATTACCCATGTGTATAAGGCTCAAGCATCATACATTACCCATGTGTATAAGGCTCAAGCATCATACATTACCCATGTGTATAAGGCTCAAGCATACAGAAGGTAA